Proteins encoded together in one Benincasa hispida cultivar B227 chromosome 1, ASM972705v1, whole genome shotgun sequence window:
- the LOC120083918 gene encoding kinesin-like protein KIN-7F, whose translation MGAVGGEELIMEETSGREERILVSVRLRPLNEKEISRNDVSEWECINDNTVICRNALSVAERSLYPSAYTFDRVFGCDCSTRKVYEEGAKEVALSVVSGVNSTIFAYGQTSSGKTYTMSGITEYTVADIYDYIEKHTDREFLLKFSAIEIYNESVRDLLSIDNSPLRLLDDPERGTTVEKLTEETLRDWNHFRQLLSLCEAQRQIGETSLNEASSRSHQILRLTIESSAREFLGKDKSSSLTATVNFVDLAGSERASQSLSAGARLKEGCHINRSLLTLGTVIRKLSKGRNGHIPFRDSKLTRILQSSLGGNARTAVICTMSPAQIHAEQSRNTLFFASCAKEVVTNAQVNVVVSDKALVKQLQRELARLESELKSSVQTSGTPDYTLIREKDLQIEKLKKDLRELTLERDYAQSQVKDLLRMVEEDKPSISSTDLDDQYPRLRVQSSWDFENRPSETTVMTDSRIIRDVSGSFDASQYSGGHSIRSDDNFTHLVEVEKDFLKGKSPPRVSSMVPSLVDTRQHMEVVEELSCENSEDICKEVRCIEMEESSMNRYLVSTMSGSSPERYINSTTPSPIANTATSKVVDNGQSEKCKLESSPAEEDSKSNNFSPFYVILSPEKPSPWNMEKDICNSGRLNLTRSRSCKASIMRTLSTENIKEFQGTPPIWLGKDFVGRPEGFQIKLAALKYDVESERSSLTCSQTSQKSASKDAHGNQNFDVLEDDKSDVTTSELEHDQISNLERENRFPDAAKQISNIEGEKHLLDATVLEAKPRPIESEKNVEDVGMDPIHNDNMISSSKWPSEFSSLQKDIIELWHICNVSLVHRTYFFLLFKGGDPADSIYMEVEFRRLSFLKDTFSQGNPTIENGQTPTSASSMKALRRERQMLCRQMQKRLSKKQRETLFVEWGIGLNSNNRRLQLAHLVWNDTKDMDHIRKSAAIVAKLVNYVEPDQASREMFGLNFTPRHDARGITSFETKHEGCLVM comes from the exons ATGGGAGCTGTCGGTGGCGAAGAGCTAATAATGGAAGAGACAAGTGGGCGTGAAGAGAGAATTTTGGTATCAGTTCGTCTGCGCCCTTTGAACGAGAAGGAGATTTCAAGGAATGACGTTTCGGAATGGGAATGCATAAACGACAACACTGTTATATGCAGGAATGCGCTTTCGGTGGCTGAACGCTCCTTGTATCCATCTGCGTACACATTTG ACAGGGTATTCGGTTGCGATTGCTCGACAAGGAAGGTCTACGAGGAGGGCGCCAAGGAAGTTGCCCTCTCTGTTGTCAGTGGAGTTAACT cAACTATTTTTGCCTATGGACAAACAAGCAGTGGGAAAACGTACACCATGAGTGGAATCACGGAGTACACTGTCGCAGATATATATGACTACATAGAGAAG CACACGGATAGGGAGTTTCTCTTGAAATTCTCTGCCATAGAGATATATAATGAATCTGTGAGGGACCTCCTTAGCATAGACAATTCTCCTCTAAGACTCCTGGATGATCCAGAG AGGGGAACCACGGTTGAGAAACTCACAGAAGAGACTCTGAGGGACTGGAATCATTTTAGACAACTTTTATCTCTTTGCGAAG CTCAAAGGCAGATAGGGGAGACGTCTTTGAATGAAGCAAGCTCCAGATCTCATCAGATTCTTAGATTG ACAATTGAGAGCTCAGCTCGTGAATTTTTAGGCAAGGACAAGTCGAGTTCTCTCACAGCTACTGTG AATTTTGTCGATCTGGCAGGAAGTGAACGTGCATCTCAGTCGTTATCAGCTGGTGCACGTCTGAAAGAAGGTTGTCACATAAACCGTAGTTTGCTTACTCTTGGGACTGTAATTCGTAAGCTCAG TAAGGGAAGAAATGGACATATTCCTTTCAGGGATTCGAAGTTAACTCGTATATTGCAATCTTCCTTGGGAGGCAATGCCAGAACTGCCGTCATCTGTACCATGAGCCCTGCTCAAATCCATGCTGAGCAATCAAGAAACACACTGTTTTTTGCAAGTTGTGCTAAAGAAGTTGTCACTAATGCTCAGGTAAATGTAGTTGTGTCTGATAAGGCACTGGTAAAACAATTGCAAAGAGAATTGGCAAGATTGGAAAGCGAGTTAAAAAGCTCTGTACAAACTTCTGGAACACCCGATTACACattaattagagaaaaagatctCCAGATTGAAAAG CTCAAAAAGGACTTGAGAGAGCTTACCTTGGAACGAGACTATGCGCAATCTCAGGTTAAGGATCTGCTTAGAATGGTGGAAGAGGATAAACCTTCAATATCATCG ACGGATTTGGATGATCAGTACCCAAGATTACGGGTGCAGTCTTCATGGGACTTTGAGAATCGCCCATCTGAGACAACAGTAATGACAGATTCTCGAATCATCAGAGATGTTTCTGGATCTTTTGATGCATCTCAGTATTCAGGAGGACATAGCATTAGGTCTGATGATAATTTCACGCATCTTGTCGAAGTTGAAAAGGATTTCCTGAAAGGTAAATCCCCTCCACGAGTATCATCGATGGTTCCCTCTTTGGTTGATACCCGACAACATATGGAGGTCGTAGAAGAACTGTCTTGTGAGAACTCTGAGGATATCTGCAAGGAAGTTCGATGTATTGAGATGGAAGAATCAAGTATGAATAGATACTTAGTTTCTACCATGTCAGGTTCAAGCCCAGAAAGATATATTAATTCTACCACTCCGTCTCCTATAGCGAACACAGCCACCTCAAAAGTAGTTGATAACGGACAAAGTGAAAAATGTAAATTAGAATCATCCCCAGCAGAAGAAGATAGTAAGTCTAACAACTTCAGTCCCTTCTATGTAATCCTATCCCCTGAGAAACCTTCTCCATGGAATATGGAGAAAGATATCTGCAACTCTGGACGATTAAATCTAACTAGGAGTAGAAGTTGTAAAGCCAGTATTATGAGAACCTTATCTACGGAGAATATCAAGGAATTCCAGGGCACGCCACCAATTTGGCTTGGAAAAGACTTCGTAGGGCGACCTGAGGGTTTCCAAATAAAACTTGCTGCATTGAAATATGACGTTGAGTCTGAGAGGTCATCACTAACTTGTTCTCAAACTTCCCAGAAGAGTGCCTCCAAAGATGCGCATGGTAACCAGAATTTTGATGTGTTAGAAGACGACAAAAGTGATGTGACTACTTCAGAGCTAGAACATGACCAGATATCCAATCTTGAGAGAGAAAATCGATTTCCTGATGCAGCAAAGCAGATATCCAACATTGAGGGTGAAAAACATCTTCTTGATGCAACG GTACTTGAGGCTAAGCCACGGCCCATTGAATCTGAGAAGAATGTGGAAGATGTTGGCATGGATCCAATCCATAATGACAACATGATAAGTTCTTCAAAATGGCCGTCGGAGTTTAGTAGTCTTCAAAAGGACATCATTGAACTGTGGCATATTTGTAATGTCTCGTTGGTGCATAGGACCTATTTTTTCCTTCTATTTAAAGGTGGCGATCCAGCTGATTCTATTTATATGGAGGTTGAGTTCAGGAGACTATCCTTCCTTAAAGACACATTTTCTCAAGGAAATCCAACCATCGAAAACGGCCAAACACCAACATCAGCATCAAG TATGAAAGCACTTCGGCGGGAGAGACAAATGTTGTGCAGACAAATGCAGAAGAGGCTCTCAAAGAAACAAAGAGAGACCTTATTTGTAGAATGGGGAATTGGATTGAATTCTAACAATAGAAGATTACAATTGGCTCACCTTGTGTGGAATGATACAAAGGATATGGATCACATAAGAAAGAGCGCAGCCATTGTTGCTAAACTTGTCAACTATGTAGAACCAGATCAGGCCTCTAGAGAAATGTTTGGTCTTAATTTCACTCCACGCCATGATGCTCGAGGAATCACCTCCTTTGAGACAAAACATGAAGGTTGTCTTGTAATGTAA
- the LOC120083341 gene encoding uncharacterized protein LOC120083341 isoform X2 encodes MALLSILAEILGRPRIADVLSELMILIAPLWIAVIVGVLVGWTWKPKWANLGREMLDSSVSDDSKSTSTSFSLLGSFPSFNSLNFQMPSCILSSFDGKDEKEASSPPSSSESDSSSTGIEGEILRVVNEDDLEYICKLVEEKDGGPAWIKMMDRSTSNMSYQAWRRDPETGPPQYRSRTVYENATPEIVRDFFWDDDFRSKWDDMLISATTLAECPTTGTMVVHWVRKFPFFCSDREYIIGRRIWEAGRSYYCVTKSVPCSSVPRRNKPRRVDLYYSSWCIRAVESKKGDGQLSACEVILFHYEDMGIPWEIAKLGVRQGMWGTVQKIDPGLRAYQKERASSSAIPHCAFMAQINTKVNVDYLRSLENSSHNDSLEDRSSSRSSEKPVGKNFPKLLVVGGAIALACTIDRGLLTKAVIFGIGRRFAKIGRRL; translated from the exons ATGGCTTTGCTTTCGATTTTGGCGGAGATTTTGGGGAGACCCAGAATTGCTGATGTGCTTAGCGAGCTTATGATCTTGATTGCTCCTCTTTGGATTGCGGTTATTGTTGGGGTTTTGGTGGGGTGGACTTGGAAACCGAAATGGGCTAATTTGGGAAGAGAAATGTTGGATTCTTCAGTTTCCGATGATTCTAAGTCGACATCAACTTCTTTTTCATTGTTGGGATCATTTCCGAGCTTCAATTCCTTGAATTTTCAGATGCCCAGCTGCATACTTAGCTCCTTCGATGGAAAAGATGAGAAGGAAGCTTCCTCCCCGCCGTCAAGTTCTGAGTCTGATTCCAG TTCGACAGGaattgaaggagaaattttgaGAGTTGTGAATGAAGATGATTTGGAGTACATATGTAAGCTAGTTGAAGAGAAAGATGGAGGACCTGCGTGGATTAAAATGATGGATCGCTCTACTTCAAATATGAGTTATCAAGCATGGAGAAGAGATCCTGAG ACTGGACCTCCACAATATAGAAGTAGAACAGTGTATGAAAATGCGACTCCAGAGATTGTGAGGGATTTCTTTTGGGATGATGATTTTCGATCAAAATGGGATGACATGCTTATATCTGCTACAACTTTGGCAGAATGCCCAACAACAGGAACCATGGTAGTTCATTGGGTGCGCAAG TTTCCTTTCTTCTGTAGTGACAGAGAGTATATAATTGGGCGACGAATTTGGGAAGCAGGACGATCATATTACTGTGTCACAAAG agTGTACCATGTTCCTCTGTACCAAGACGCAACAAGCCAAGACGGGTTGATTTGTACTATTCAAGCTGGTGCATTCGTGCAG TTGAATCGAAAAAGGGGGATGGACAGCTATCCGCCTGCGAGGTTATACTGTTTCACTATGAAGATATGGGCATTCCTTGGGAAATTGCTAAGCTCGGAGTTCGGCAGGGAATGTGGGGAACTGTTCAAAAGATCGATCCTGGGCTACGAGCTTATCAAAAAGAGAGAGCATCGAGTTCCGCCATACCACACTGCGCCTTCATGGCTCAGATCAATACTAAAGTTAATGTAGACTACTTGAGATCCCTAGAAAACAGCTCTCATAATGATTCATTGGAGGATCGAAGCAGTTCAAGGTCATCAGAAAAACCAGTTGGGAAGAACTTTCCCAAACTGCTTGTGGTTGGTGGAGCTATTGCTTTAGCCTGTACTATTGACCGTGGACTATTAACAAAGGCAGTCATATTTGGAATTGGTAGACGGTTTGCCAAGATTGGGAGAAGATTGTGA
- the LOC120088913 gene encoding uncharacterized protein LOC120088913 produces MGNCLFGGGSGEIQGKIKVITSNGGIMELGSPITVGCIADEFPGYGIFKSHDLFWNPLPHNEELLPGKSYYLLPRNRGRNRGEEEEGEMGIIRAREGHVRSNSVPEAAAAAAMAPYRMSFDYQGVLRRSQTEVFSRCSEKNGGVWKVKLVISPKRLVEILEEEGHTQELIESVRTVAKCGSTSTSSSFSSSMAFSDQWSLSTTTANATPSASSKSGGLLEI; encoded by the coding sequence ATGGGCAACTGTTTATTCGGCGGAGGGTCAGGGGAGATTCAGGGGAAAATCAAAGTAATTACATCCAACGGTGGGATTATGGAGTTGGGTTCTCCGATTACTGTTGGATGTATCGCCGATGAGTTTCCCGGCTACGGAATATTCAAAAGTCACGATCTTTTTTGGAACCCATTGCCGCATAATGAGGAACTGCTTCCTGGAAAATCATACTACTTGCTTCCGAGAAACAGGGGAAGAAacagaggagaagaagaagaaggggaaaTGGGGATTATAAGGGCGCGTGAAGGGCACGTGAGGTCGAACAGTGTGCCGGAAGCGGCGGCGGCGGCAGCGATGGCGCCGTACAGAATGTCGTTTGATTATCAAGGGGTATTGAGGAGGTCACAAACGGAGGTTTTTTCGCGATGTAGTGAGAAAAATGGTGGGGTTTGGAAAGTGAAATTGGTGATTAGTCCGAAGAGATTGGTGGAGATTTTGGAAGAAGAAGGACATACTCAAGAATTGATTGAGAGTGTAAGGACTGTGGCAAAATGTGGAAGCACAAGCACAAGCAGTAGCTTCTCGTCGTCAATGGCGTTTTCCGATCAATGGAGTTTGTCGACCACCACTGCCAATGCTACTCCAAGTGCTTCTTCCAAAAGTGGTGGCTTGCTCGAGATTTaa
- the LOC120088904 gene encoding uncharacterized protein LOC120088904: MAMQQQHLDKMQLRQNYRNLWHTDLMRTIQADTPYCCFALWCGPCVSYLLRKRALYNDMSRYVCCAGYMPCSGRCGESKCPEFCLCTEVFLCFGNSVASTRFLLQDEFNIQTTQCDNCIIGFMFCLQQIACIFSIVAMIVGSEEIQEASQLLSCLADMVYCTVCACMQTQHKIEMDKRDGMFGPQVMAVPPPQHMSRIDQPIPPSVGYAPQPAYGQPYGYPQAQGYPAPGYPQPGYPPTGYR; the protein is encoded by the exons ATGGCTATGCAGCAGCAACATCTCGATAAGATGCAACTCCGCCAGAACTATCGTAATCTCTGGCACACTGATCTAATGCGTACCATTCAGGCTGACACTCCCT ATTGCTGCTTTGCGTTGTGGTG TGGGCCTTGTGTATCCTATTTGCTTCGTAAAAGAGCTCTATATAATGATATGTCAAG ATATGTGTGCTGTGCAGGCTATATGCCTTGTAGTGGCAGGTGTGGAGAAAGTAAATGCCCTGAATTTTGTCTTTGCACAGAG GTTTTCCTCTGCTTTGGGAATTCAGTGGCCTCAACTCGATTTTTGTTGCAAGACGAGTTCAACATACAGACAACACAATGTGATAATTGCATTATC GGTTTTATGTTCTGTCTACAACAAATAGCATGTATATTTTCCATCGTTGCTATGATAGTAGGAAGTGAAGAAATTCAAGAGGCTTCTCAGCTGCTTTCTTGCTTGGCTGATATGGTTTATTGCAC GGTTTGCGCATGTATGCAG ACTCAACACAAGATTGAGATGGATAAGAGAGATGGCATGTTCGGACCGCAAGTAATGGCAGTGCCTCCTCCTCAACATATGTCACGGATCGATCAGCCAATTCCTCCCTCGGTTGGATATGCACCACAACCTGCATATGGGCAGCCCTATGGTTATCCTCAGGCTCAAGGCTATCCAGCTCCGGGCTATCCTCAACCAGGTTATCCCCCCACTGGATATAGGTAA
- the LOC120083341 gene encoding uncharacterized protein LOC120083341 isoform X1, translating to MALLSILAEILGRPRIADVLSELMILIAPLWIAVIVGVLVGWTWKPKWANLGREMLDSSVSDDSKSTSTSFSLLGSFPSFNSLNFQMPSCILSSFDGKDEKEASSPPSSSESDSRFSTGIEGEILRVVNEDDLEYICKLVEEKDGGPAWIKMMDRSTSNMSYQAWRRDPETGPPQYRSRTVYENATPEIVRDFFWDDDFRSKWDDMLISATTLAECPTTGTMVVHWVRKFPFFCSDREYIIGRRIWEAGRSYYCVTKSVPCSSVPRRNKPRRVDLYYSSWCIRAVESKKGDGQLSACEVILFHYEDMGIPWEIAKLGVRQGMWGTVQKIDPGLRAYQKERASSSAIPHCAFMAQINTKVNVDYLRSLENSSHNDSLEDRSSSRSSEKPVGKNFPKLLVVGGAIALACTIDRGLLTKAVIFGIGRRFAKIGRRL from the exons ATGGCTTTGCTTTCGATTTTGGCGGAGATTTTGGGGAGACCCAGAATTGCTGATGTGCTTAGCGAGCTTATGATCTTGATTGCTCCTCTTTGGATTGCGGTTATTGTTGGGGTTTTGGTGGGGTGGACTTGGAAACCGAAATGGGCTAATTTGGGAAGAGAAATGTTGGATTCTTCAGTTTCCGATGATTCTAAGTCGACATCAACTTCTTTTTCATTGTTGGGATCATTTCCGAGCTTCAATTCCTTGAATTTTCAGATGCCCAGCTGCATACTTAGCTCCTTCGATGGAAAAGATGAGAAGGAAGCTTCCTCCCCGCCGTCAAGTTCTGAGTCTGATTCCAGGTT TTCGACAGGaattgaaggagaaattttgaGAGTTGTGAATGAAGATGATTTGGAGTACATATGTAAGCTAGTTGAAGAGAAAGATGGAGGACCTGCGTGGATTAAAATGATGGATCGCTCTACTTCAAATATGAGTTATCAAGCATGGAGAAGAGATCCTGAG ACTGGACCTCCACAATATAGAAGTAGAACAGTGTATGAAAATGCGACTCCAGAGATTGTGAGGGATTTCTTTTGGGATGATGATTTTCGATCAAAATGGGATGACATGCTTATATCTGCTACAACTTTGGCAGAATGCCCAACAACAGGAACCATGGTAGTTCATTGGGTGCGCAAG TTTCCTTTCTTCTGTAGTGACAGAGAGTATATAATTGGGCGACGAATTTGGGAAGCAGGACGATCATATTACTGTGTCACAAAG agTGTACCATGTTCCTCTGTACCAAGACGCAACAAGCCAAGACGGGTTGATTTGTACTATTCAAGCTGGTGCATTCGTGCAG TTGAATCGAAAAAGGGGGATGGACAGCTATCCGCCTGCGAGGTTATACTGTTTCACTATGAAGATATGGGCATTCCTTGGGAAATTGCTAAGCTCGGAGTTCGGCAGGGAATGTGGGGAACTGTTCAAAAGATCGATCCTGGGCTACGAGCTTATCAAAAAGAGAGAGCATCGAGTTCCGCCATACCACACTGCGCCTTCATGGCTCAGATCAATACTAAAGTTAATGTAGACTACTTGAGATCCCTAGAAAACAGCTCTCATAATGATTCATTGGAGGATCGAAGCAGTTCAAGGTCATCAGAAAAACCAGTTGGGAAGAACTTTCCCAAACTGCTTGTGGTTGGTGGAGCTATTGCTTTAGCCTGTACTATTGACCGTGGACTATTAACAAAGGCAGTCATATTTGGAATTGGTAGACGGTTTGCCAAGATTGGGAGAAGATTGTGA